Proteins from one Telopea speciosissima isolate NSW1024214 ecotype Mountain lineage chromosome 1, Tspe_v1, whole genome shotgun sequence genomic window:
- the LOC122651879 gene encoding omega-3 fatty acid desaturase, chloroplastic-like: protein MVSWLLSECGLRPLPRVFPRFRTGYFSNDIHKIFRMPESNGGAVVRPTYLSRLPICLSGSSRGRDWGLGVSAPLKVPSIDEPNEGAAVNMGLNGGNAVNEVGNEDDFDPGAPPPFRIADIRAAIPKHCWVKDPWRSMSYVLRDVVVVFGLAAAAAYLNNWVVWPLYWLAQGTMFWAIFVLGHDCGHGSFSNNLRLNSVVGHLLHSSILVPYHGWRISHRTHHQNHGHVENDESWHPLSEEMYKGLDDSTKKLRFTVPYPLLAYPFYLWSRTPGKKGSHFDPDSDLFAPNERKDVLTSTMCWSAMVALLVGLCFVFGPVQMLKLYGVPYWIFVMWLDFVTYLHHHGHEQKLPWYRGKEWSYLRGGLTTIDRDYGLVNNIHHDIGTHVIHHLFPQIPHYHLIEATEAAKPVLGKYYREPKKSGPLPFHLIENLIKSMKEDHFVSDLGDVLYYQTDPDLFGSSGKKSE, encoded by the exons ATGGTGAGCTGGCTTTTGTCAGAATGTGGTCTAAGACCTCTTCCTCGCGTATTCCCTCGATTCAGAACCGGATACTTCTCTAACGACATCCACAAGATATTTAGAATGCCCGAAAGTAATGGCGGAGCAGTTGTTCGACCAACGTATCTCAGTCGCCTTCCAATCTGCCTTTCAGGTAGTTCCAGAGGGAGAGATTGGGGACTCGGGGTGAGCGCTCCATTGAAGGTCCCCTCCATTGATGAACCGAACGAAGGCGCAGCAGTCAATATGGGTTTGAATGGTGGGAATGCGGTTAATGAGGTCGGCAACGAAGACGATTTCGATCCAGGTGCTCCACCTCCGTTTCGTATAGCCGACATTCGTGCCGCCATACCCAAACATTGCTGGGTTAAGGATCCATGGCGCTCAATGAGCTACGTCCTTAGAGATGTGGTTGTGGTCTTTGGCTTGGCTGCTGCTGCCGCTTACTTGAACAATTGGGTTGTCTGGCCTCTCTACTGGCTTGCCCAGGGAACCATGTTCTGGGCTATATTCGTTCTTGGCCATGACTG CGGCCATGGAAGCTTTTCCAACAACCTTCGGCTAAATAGTGTGGTTGGgcatcttctccattcttcaatCCTTGTACCTTACCATGGATG GAGAATTAGCCACAGGACACATCATCAGAACCATGGGCATGTCGAGAATGACGAATCGTGGCACCCA TTGTCCGAGGAGATGTACAAGGGGTTGGATGACAGTACCAAAAAGTTGAGGTTTACAGTGCCCTACCCTTTGTTGGCATATCCATTCTATCTG TGGTCTAGAACTCCTGGAAAGAAAGGATCCCATTTCGATCCGGACAGTGATCTCTTTGCTCCCAACGAAAGGAAGGATGTGCTCACCTCCACCATGTGTTGGTCGGCAATGGTGGCATTGCTTGTGGGATTGTGCTTTGTATTTGGACCAGTTCAAATGCTTAAGCTCTATGGGGTTCCCTACTGG ATTTTTGTCATGTGGctggattttgtgacctacttGCATCACCATGGCCATGAGCAAAAGCTTCCTTGGTACCGCGGTAAG GAATGGAGTTACTTAAGGGGAGGTCTAACTACTATTGATCGTGATTATGGATTGGTTAACAATATCCACCATGATATTGGGACCCATGTGATACATCACCTCTTCCCACAAATACCACATTATCATTTAATTGAAGCA ACTGAAGCAGCTAAGCCTGTTCTTGGGAAGTACTACCGGGAACCAAAGAAATCTGGCCCTCTACCATTTCACTTGATTGAAAATCTAATAAAAAGCATGAAAGAAGACCACTTTGTTAGCGATTTAGGGGATGTTTTATACTACCAGACCGATCCTGACCTGTTTGGATCTTCAGGGAAGAAGTCAGAGTAG